In Desulfosporosinus youngiae DSM 17734, the genomic stretch TGAAGGTTGTTTTTAGCATTTGCTTCGCTAATAGCCGGAACCAAAGTAGCCCCAAGTGACTGGTTGATAAAGCCAGGGAGAAAGACCAAAGGCATGACAAAACCCGTCAACATCCCATATTGTCTTGTAATCAAGGCAGTGCTTACTCCAGCCATAGCCAGACTTTTTGTTATCACGATCGGCTGCATAGCACGGGAAACTGACATCACAAAACCATTGCCTGTCGTAGGCAGTCCGGTCTGCAGCAGTTCACTCAGAACTTTTTTTGCTTCCCTTGCGTGACTCCAGCGAAGGCCAGATACCCGGAATTTTCTATGATGTGAGATTTTAAACATGACGATAAAGAAGATTAAGGAACAGGCTTCCCCTAACACGCTGCTAAACACTGCCCCGGCCGCGGCATATTCAATACCTAAAGGAATCAGCTGCTGTACTAAAACATAGGTTAAACATACCCGAACAATTTGTTCAAGGACTTGCGCAAAAGCGATAGGATTCATAGTTTGCCTTCCGCGAAAATAACCTTTGAGTACACCTGAAACTGCCCCAATGGGAATAATCGGGATCATTGCCATGAACGAATTATAGGACCTCGGATCTGTCAGAAAGTAGCGTGCTAAAACCTTTCCACCGAAAACCGAGAGAAAAACTGCGAGGATACTTAAGCTTCCCGTAATGACTAACGATATAATGAGTATCTTCTTAACTTTTTCCCGATTTCCTTGAGCATCTGCTTCGGCAACTAAGCGGGAAATTGCTACCGGCAAACCGATGGTGGTAAGGGTCATCATCAAGCCCATAAAGGGCATGACCATCTTTTTTAATCCAATTCCCTCGGGACCTAAAACTCTAGATAAGACAATGGAATTACTGAAAACCAACATCTTTGATATAAAAGCGGCCACAGTTAGAACAAAGGCCCCTTTGACTAAACTTTGTTTCTTCATGCATAAACCTTTCTTACACAATATTTGATCTATGTCTATGTAAGCAAAGTGCATTTCAAAACTCCTTGGAGATTAAGAATTTATTAAGATCCGCTCTAACAAGTTCACTCAACAACAAAGAGCTTTCCAGTTCATAAATTGCGAACTGAAAAGCTCCTTTAGAGTAAAGCCGCCTTAAGTCTTCTGAGGAGAATGGATGACGTTATCAATAAATAGGTTTACTAAGTCTGAGTCGAACTGGGTCCCGGCATTTTTCTTGAGCTCTTCAACAGCTACTTCATCAGATAATGCACCACGATAGCTTCGTGCACTCGTCATGGCGTCATAGGCATCTGCTATGGCAATGATTCTTGCTTGAATGGGAATCCCTGAACCTTTTAAGCCTTTCGGATAACCTGAGCCATCCAGACGTTCATGATGAGCCAGCACGTATTCCGCTATTTCTCCCATACCACTGGCTGTGCTGAGAATACGATACCCAATCTCCGGATGACGTTTGATTTCTTCCCATTCGTCAGAGGTTAGCTTTTCCGGCTTATTCAGTATATTTTCGTCAATAGCTATTTTGCCGATATCATGAAGCAGGCCCACACTTTTTAGTTCTTGAACTTCCCCTTCCCGTAAACCAAGCGCCTCTCCCATACGCTGACAAAGTTCTGAAACTCGATGTGAGTGCTGTTCTTCCCTTCTGTTCTTCTCATGAAGAGTACTAATTATCGTCTCTATGGTTTTTCCGCGTATACTTGGACCTTCGAAGAGTTTTTTCTTATACATACAATCTTCTGCTTTTTTAAATAGCTCAAGGATATTCTTTTCTTGGGAACGTTTGATTTCATATCCAAACGAAATTGAGATTTCAATTGAACCTACTCTTTTCTGAAGAGCTAAGGTGGTGATGCGTTTGAGAATTTGCTCTGTTTCCTCAGTATCCGTTTTAGGTAAGAGCATTACAAACTCATCTCCCCCAAGCCGTGCAATAATATCATCGTTTCGGCAGCCCTTGCCTAACACTTCCGCAACGCTTTTTAGGAGTTCATCTCCAGTCGCATGACCAAAGGAATCATTGATCAGCTTAAGCCCATTGACATCCCCCATGACAAGGGCTAAAGGATAGTTTCCCGGTACATCGAGCCGTTTTAACTCCTCTTCAAAAAAGCGCCGATTATAGAGCCCCGTCAGTTGGTCATGAAAGCTTAAATAGAGAATTTTCTCTTCAGCACGCTTTCGATCCGTAATATCTTGTATCATGCCTATTAAACGAACCGCCTGATGTTGGTGATCAAACTCAATCTTGCCCAGTTCATGCACCCAGCGTTCTGCTTTATCGTTTAGACGAATGATTTTGTATTCAAAATCAAACCGTTGCTGTTCCTTTGTAATATCCAAGAAATAGTTAGAAAGCTGGTCCCGCCAATCTGGGTGAACGATCCCCAGCCACCCTTCCTTTGTGTGCGGATAAGCTGCATCGATCCCCAAAACCTCATAAAGTTCTTGCGTACACTTCCATTCTCTTGTTTTGAGGTCCGTAACATAGCTTCCCAAACTTGCCACTCTTTGTGATTCACGCAACAGCTCATTCTGTTCTTCTAATACGGTATTGAGCTCATCCAGCTGACTTGTACGTATTTTTACCTTATCTTCGAGAACTTCATTCAGATGCCTGATTTCTTCTTCAACTTTTTCACGTTTGCCGATCTGTTCCTCAAGCATCGCATTGCTTTCTTCAAGCTCACTATTCAGATCTTCCAGTTGTACTGTTCGTTCTATAACTCTCTTTTCGAGTTCTGTATTTAACGATCGAATTTCTGCTTCAGTTCGTTCCTTCGCTTCGAGAGCATAAAATAACTCGCAGGTCCTTTGTTTAACCATTCGCTGAAGGGTTCTATTCCAGGCAAATAGCAACAATCCCAGCAGAAAAACTGCACCTCCGATGATGATGATCACTCTGAAGAGGAGAATTTCATGAATTGGCATATTCGAACCAAACCATTGGTTATTTATAGCCTGATAGTCGCTCTTAGAAATCTTCGCAAAACCTTCATTAAGTGTTGTCAGAAGCCCTGAATTACCTTTATTAACAGCTCTGAAAAATTGGCTGGTGTATACAGATGAACTCGTATAATTAAATTCATCATGAATTGCCATTTTATATAGGTAGTATAGTGCCGGAGGTTTTCCCATTACAAATAATGCGAGTTTGTTATCCTTGGCTGCTTGAACGATAGCTTCCGCTGTTTCGTATTCATCAATATCGGTAATCCCATTTTCTTTGAGAACACTGATGCAGATATCCCCTTTTTTCGCTGCAACTCTAAATCCCTTTAACGAATTGACATCCGTAATTCCAGAAATATTCTTGTGAAAAAATATAGGAACTTCTATAGTTGCATAAGGCTCGGAATAATCCAGGAACTTGGCTCTTTCCTCCCGATAGGAGATGGTATCAATGACATCGAACTTTCCTTGTATCATACTTTGATAGGCTTGATTCCAAGCCATCCCTGTTATGTTCACTTTTATTCCCGTCATGCGCTCAAAATGTTTCCACTGATCAACTGTGATTCCTTGCAGTTCTCCCTGAGTATTTCGAAATGAGTAAGGAGGATAGTTGTCATCCATAACAACGCTAATAGATTTCATATCAGGAGCAGCAATAACCTGTACATAGGTCGTGATGACAAGCAAAAATGTCAAGCCCAGGATCCAAATAAAGTTATATTTCCGTTTTGAATTCATCATGAAACATAACCTCCTCTTACCCCTCAAAAATCCCATCCCACATTCTACAACCAGAAATCTCGTTGATCTAACTTCCTCCTTTTCCTTGAAAACGACATTAAATACTCGGTTTCATTATTCTTCTTCAATTTTTTTGAAAATCCTTCCTCATTAAGTAAAAAATGAATTTTTACTCAACTTTATTAAATTGAACCATAAAACATGTTCAACTTCGTTCTTTTTAATAACACTTCTCGTTTTACAGCATTTACTTCCAACTATTATTTAGCTCATTCATCAAGTCAAAAAACTTCTCTTTCTCTTCAAACTGCGGAAAATGCGCC encodes the following:
- a CDS encoding HD domain-containing phosphohydrolase — translated: MMNSKRKYNFIWILGLTFLLVITTYVQVIAAPDMKSISVVMDDNYPPYSFRNTQGELQGITVDQWKHFERMTGIKVNITGMAWNQAYQSMIQGKFDVIDTISYREERAKFLDYSEPYATIEVPIFFHKNISGITDVNSLKGFRVAAKKGDICISVLKENGITDIDEYETAEAIVQAAKDNKLALFVMGKPPALYYLYKMAIHDEFNYTSSSVYTSQFFRAVNKGNSGLLTTLNEGFAKISKSDYQAINNQWFGSNMPIHEILLFRVIIIIGGAVFLLGLLLFAWNRTLQRMVKQRTCELFYALEAKERTEAEIRSLNTELEKRVIERTVQLEDLNSELEESNAMLEEQIGKREKVEEEIRHLNEVLEDKVKIRTSQLDELNTVLEEQNELLRESQRVASLGSYVTDLKTREWKCTQELYEVLGIDAAYPHTKEGWLGIVHPDWRDQLSNYFLDITKEQQRFDFEYKIIRLNDKAERWVHELGKIEFDHQHQAVRLIGMIQDITDRKRAEEKILYLSFHDQLTGLYNRRFFEEELKRLDVPGNYPLALVMGDVNGLKLINDSFGHATGDELLKSVAEVLGKGCRNDDIIARLGGDEFVMLLPKTDTEETEQILKRITTLALQKRVGSIEISISFGYEIKRSQEKNILELFKKAEDCMYKKKLFEGPSIRGKTIETIISTLHEKNRREEQHSHRVSELCQRMGEALGLREGEVQELKSVGLLHDIGKIAIDENILNKPEKLTSDEWEEIKRHPEIGYRILSTASGMGEIAEYVLAHHERLDGSGYPKGLKGSGIPIQARIIAIADAYDAMTSARSYRGALSDEVAVEELKKNAGTQFDSDLVNLFIDNVIHSPQKT
- the spoVB gene encoding stage V sporulation protein B, with amino-acid sequence MKKQSLVKGAFVLTVAAFISKMLVFSNSIVLSRVLGPEGIGLKKMVMPFMGLMMTLTTIGLPVAISRLVAEADAQGNREKVKKILIISLVITGSLSILAVFLSVFGGKVLARYFLTDPRSYNSFMAMIPIIPIGAVSGVLKGYFRGRQTMNPIAFAQVLEQIVRVCLTYVLVQQLIPLGIEYAAAGAVFSSVLGEACSLIFFIVMFKISHHRKFRVSGLRWSHAREAKKVLSELLQTGLPTTGNGFVMSVSRAMQPIVITKSLAMAGVSTALITRQYGMLTGFVMPLVFLPGFINQSLGATLVPAISEANAKNNLHLINRRLNQAVGVALIVGVPSTILLYIYAHELMSVIYHAPAAAPLLKLIAPFFLLNYLQSPLQSVLVGMGYAKRAMINNILAKCTTVALIYPLASNPSLGIKGVILAICIGVILETILHYFAVLKLTDYALDTPTIIKILGAGMAMGCIGRAFFIYLNDSLPQLGGTLILLTGILVSVIVYLLLLGLLKVIRRHNIIKIPLIGRVLYVLFPK